A window of the Dictyostelium discoideum AX4 chromosome 4 chromosome, whole genome shotgun sequence genome harbors these coding sequences:
- a CDS encoding esterase/lipase/thioesterase domain-containing protein: MACKNFSLERDALNLCEGAMKGKPIQELKPEEARNNFVKIQSGDVYKYPCNIEDIKMDLGGELGSVNVRVLTPPNAKESKNKLPAIHYSHGGGWVMGDHVTHDKLIREICYRTNSLVIFTEYSRPPEVKYPIQNEQCYAVILKFIKDAAKWNIDLNNFSLVGDSAGGNMAIVLGLMAKVRNGPSFKRICLYYPAIDSGMNSGSYKEFHNDFYLTKDGMKWFWDAYTNSPKDTNEIYCSPSKCKESDVMGFPETMIINGEADVLRDEGENFARLLRKANVPVTHLRIQAMVHDFVALNCLDQSKACRVAMDSSIDFLNKSHDPNATKPKC, from the exons atggcttgtaaaaatttttcattag AAAGAGATGCTTTAAATTTGTGTGAAGGTGCTATGAAGGGTAAACCAATTCAAGAACTTAAACCAGAAGAAGCTAGAAATAACTTTGTAAAGATTCAATCTGGTGATGTTTACAAGTATCCATGTAATAttgaagatattaaaatGGATTTGGGTGGTGAATTAGGATCGGTTAATGTCAGAGTATTGACACCACCAAATGCCAAAGAATCCAAAAACAAATTGCCAGCAATTCATTACTCTCATGGTGGTGGTTGGGTCATGGGTGATCATGTAACTCATGATAAACTAATCCGTGAAATTTGTTACCGTACCAATTCTTTGGTGATCTTCACTGAATATAGTAGACCACCAGAAGTCAAATATCCAATCCAAAACGAACAATGCTATGCagtgattttgaaattcatAAAGGATGCTGCTAAATGGAATATCGATCTCAACAATTTCTCATTGGTTGGCGATAGTGCCGGTGGTAATATGGCTATTGTGTTGGGGTTGATGGCAAAAGTTAGAAATGGACCTTCGTTCAAGAGAATTTGTCTCTACTATCCAGCCATTGATAGCGGTATGAATTCAGGTTCCTATAAAGAATTCCATAATGATTTCTATCTTACTAAAGATGGTATGAAATGGTTCTGGGATGCATACACCAACAGTCCAAAAGACACCAATGAAATCTACTGCTCTCCTTCCAAATGCAAAGAATCTGATGTCATGGGTTTCCCAGAAACAATGATCATCAATGGTGAAGCTGATGTCCTCCGTGATGAAGGTGAAAATTTCGCTAGACTATTACGTAAAGCAAATGTTCCAGTAACTCACCTAAGAATTCAAGCAATGGTTCATGATTTCGTTGCTCTAAACTGTCTTGATCAATCAAAAGCATGTAGAGTTGCAATGGATTCCTCAATTGATTTCTTAAATAAATCTCATGATCCAAATGCAACTAAACCaaaatgttga
- the nedd8l2 gene encoding neddylin-like protein, whose amino-acid sequence MNINLQFHSTGKRTELNFDETDKIELIKNSIRIMEGINPQEQKLIFDGKVLKDTSTLKSCGIKDGSTISVLFEKSSNFLK is encoded by the coding sequence atgaaTATCAATCTCCAATTTCACTCAACAGGTAAAAGAacagaattaaattttgacgAAACTGataaaatagaattaattaaaaattcaataagAATTATGGAAGGTATTAACCCACAAGagcaaaaattaattttcgaCGGCAAAGTTTTAAAGGACACTTCAACATTAAAAAGTTGTGGTATTAAAGATGGTTCGACAATTTcagttttatttgaaaaatcttcaaactttttaaaataa